The DNA window AGTTTCACGTACAATGGGGTTGGAGTTACGATTTTCAGGAAATACTTTATGCTCATAGACATGAATTTTAGAAAGTAGGTTCTTTTCTTCTTCATTAAGTTGAGCATATACTAACTCAGCATCACAGAGAAGAGACATGCCTCCCTTTGGTGCTGGTTGCTGGCAATACCATACAATGTAACGAGCTAAATGATTGTCAGTGTGGAAGTCAAGTGCCTGGTCTGAGGTCACTAGATTTGGGCTTTTAGCATCTGCTATCACATCGGTTTCTTGAATTACCTGACCTAGTACGTTTAGTATCTCATCCAATTGAGCATCTGTTTGATTAGGCAGATAACAGTATCCCTGATTGCTTAGTTGATCCTGCCAGGAGAGTGTTGAGTAGAGAGTAGCATCTTTCATTTCTGCCATATTAAATCACCATTTTTATCAGTAAAGGTATAAGCAATAGCATTAGATACTTCTACATCTCCTTTGCCATCTTGATTCCAGGCACGATAAGCAGCACTTACAGAAGCTCCTAAACCCTGATTACTCATTTCACTATATTCATAACCTTTATCCTGAAGAATTTTCTTGAGAGCACCATAAGTAATTTGGATTTTTTGACTGTAAAGGGCAAAAGCCAATTTTCCAATTAGGCTTAATTTTTCGTCTTGAACGATATCTTCTTTCATTAGTTGGAGGACTAAATAAACTTACAATATTATGTATGTAAAATGGGGCTTTTTTCGTGAAAAGTCAAATTTCAGAAGGCATACGTACTCGGTAATTAAAAAGTGTTACCTCTTGGTTACCGATCACAGGGTAGTTTAAATAGTTTTTCCACCTCAAAATGGCTCTTCTTATGCTTTCTTTTCCAAATTATTCCCAAAAAAATTAGTGTACTTTTGCAAATGTCCAGTCAAAAACTAATCTATTTGTATGTTACCTTAAGAGAAGTATTAATGAAATCAAGCTCAGAAAAAAGCGGGGTAGAGTAGGTGTTAAGACACTTTCTTAGAATATAATTCTTACTTTAATATTTTTATGTTGATAAATCCCTGATTAAATTTTAAAAATTCTGAAGTGTATGTGTAGAAATTCGAAGGCATGATTGTTTTCAAAGTTAATCTAAAACAAAAAATCCCGTTTTCAAGCATTCTTGAAAAACGGGATTTGTATTTTATTATCGGCTACGGTTATTTAGTATCTGCCCGGAAACGTTGTAAAAATAAAAAAAGTACAATTTACTGAGGCTTGCGTTTTTTTCCAACCCTATGTAGGTTATAAGCTAAAACACTTAAACCTACATACCTTTTGAATCCCTCAATGCCTTTATCTCTACATTTTCCTGCCCCCAAGCACTCCAACTGGTTAATATTGGCTTCTACTGTAGCATGCTGCCGCTTGTATTTACTATATTCTTTTTGCTTTAGTTTTTCGCGCTCTTTTTTAGAAACCTTCCCCTTTTTGGGCATCACCAGGTAATCCACGACTTTACTAAGCTCTTCCCTATTCTCTTTAGAACCAAAGTTGCGGTCGAAGCTCCAGGAAGCAATCCGATATTTTGCATAATTTTCCTGAATGAACTCTTTGATAATGAGTGGCATGTCAACATCAACCTGTTTTTCCATCACCTGCCAGTGCAAACAAAAATGCTCTTGGTTAGTGGTGATGCACACTGCATGACCAAGCTCCACCTTTTTATTGCTTTTTCCTTTACTAATCCACTCAGTATGAGGCTCATGTAGTGAGAATATCTTTTCCTCATGTGGAATCTTTTCTTCCAGCAGAATACGACGGGTTACCAAGTCCACGTGCTTGTCAAAATAAGCCATAAATAAAATTAAATCTTCATATAAGGGCGTCAGATGCTCTTTACCCATGGCTGCTTCCTCAATTAAACCCTTGATTTCCAACAAACTAACTCCCAGTTTCTTTCTTATCTTATCACAGAAGCCTAAATGTACCTTTACAGACTTTTTAAGGCGTTTTTGGTAGTTTTTTCCTTTGTTGCGATATATCCTTGATACCCTTAAGCTACTCATAGACAATGATTTACACCAGTAGCAATGTTTCCCCCAACCAGACAGTGGATTTTTATGATCTATTTTGCTTATTAATGCTAAACATTTATCCAGACTCTGAAACAAAAGCTTTAAATCTGTCGGAAAACACACCTTATTTTCTACTACAAAGGAGTCTGTTTTCAGGTTTAGTACCTTTGAGCCGTTTTTTTTAACCAATGACTTTCGGCTCCCATCAACACCCCGTTAACTTTCTGGAGTAAATCTATTGTCAATAAATGGACATTACCGAGTAAAGTCTGCTCACTAAACTCATCCTCCAGCCCACCTAACCCTAAAATTCCCCGCAAAGCACGGTGATTATTAGCCAAGTCCAGCAAACTGGCATAACTCAATCCCTTGCCAACTCGGACAACACCTAAAACTAATATTTGCCAAAGGCTCAGACCAGGGCGACCAGTAGCCATTTTATCAGATAATATTTCCTTTTCTATTAAATCAAGTACTTTTCCCAGAATCTCCTTGTTAGAATACAACTCCTGAAGACCAAATAATAAACGGGGAAGAGCATCACGACTACTCCGAGCATTTTTACTGATTTTGATGGTTTCAATGGGCAATGCTCCACTTGAGGCTATGTCTGGTAAACGTTTTCTCAATTTTGTACTATTTTTAAGGTGTAACCATGAGCGTAAAATGCTCATAATTCAACCCTTTTTCAAAATATTGAGGCATTTTTAGAAGATAAAATGACGAGTTTTACAGCCTAAGCCCTCAGAAATGCCTTTTTTAGGGTTTTCGGGCAGATACTATTTAATCATCACTTTTTTAGTGATTTTGTGTTGGTTATACTCAATAGTCAAGAAGTAATTCCCTGCGATCACATTGGGCTCAAAACTTATGGTGTGCTGCCCCTTGGCAAAATTAGTTTCGCGTGAGTCCACGATTTTACCTTGTTGGTCTTTCAAGATAAAGTTTACTTTACTCTCATCAATGGTTACACCAAACTGTACATTGAAGTTTTTGGCAGGGTTAGGAAATATAGTTACTATTGGCTCTATCAGCTTTACCTCACCTGCGCTTAAAATTAGCCCTGAGGTGCCTTTGAATGCTTGACTATAAGCTGTGGCTTTAGTTTGGCTACTTGTAAGTTTGATGGCAGCGGTTTGTCCTGCATTGCCTATTGCTTTGAATGTAAGGTAATACAACACTTGCCCGTTTTCAAAACTATTAGACTCACCTTGTGGATGGTCATACAGGAAAGAGATCACCCCTTGCCTTACATTAGCAGCATTGAAGTGCTGGCTCGCGTTGATGGACAAAGCTGCGGCTTCTACGCTTTGGTATTGCAACACTTTTGGGTCAAACTCTAATGAACCTTGGAAACCTGCTATTTGGTTATAATTAGCCCCTACCACCACAGGAACCCGAATCACATCGCCATTTATTACCTCTACAGCTGGTGTATTTAATTCCACTGCTTGGGTGGAGGTTCTTAAGGTCGGTGTAGCATTGTAATTTACATCACCCAGCTTTACTCCAATAAAATCTTGTGTTGCTTGAGTACTGGTAGCAGTAAAAGCATACGAATCTACAAAAGAAGGATTCCAAGGGTTGGTAGGGTCAGTAAAAGTAAAGCTCTCAGGTATAAAGCACCAAGTAACCAACAAAGGTACTGGCATCCCTAAAATAGCTCTTCTCATTAATAAAATGTCTGCTACATTAATGCTTTTAGATAAGTCTATATCTGCTGCAATGAGCTTGTAAGGTGAGTTAAGCAACTCTTTTTGCAAAATGTGGCGACGTACTGCTATAACATCCCCTACATCTACCCCGTTGTCTATTTTATTGGCAGGTTTGTTAGGCACAAGCTGATAATTATTACCAGGTACCAAACCGTTGATAATATAAGTCCCACCATCAGCAGCGTTGTGTGTATCAAAAATTCCGTCAGTCCTGCTCAAGGTCATAGAAGCCCCCTTAATGGGTTGTCCGGCAGGTGTTTTAAAAAGTCCTGTAATGCTCGATGAAGCCACTATTTGTACACTACCTGTTTTATGCCCTACTTTCAATGTCTTCACCTCTTGATCAACCACAATAGAGCTATCAAAAGTGAGGAAGAACTTGTCGCCTGTAGTAGCATTTGCTGGAATGTTGAGCTCTAGTTCAAACAAAACTTCATTGTTTTGAAAAGTTTGCTCTTGCATAGTAGCATTTGCCCAAAGCACTCTTACTTTACCAGCCGATACTTCGTTGTAGTTGTCTGTTCCAAAATCAGTCAACTTACTGTTGATGTTGGTCAAACCTACAAAACTTGCCTTGTCCGAAGGAATGTTGATATCAAATTGAATACCCGCCAAAGCACTTAGATCTTTGGCTCTTACAGGTACTTTTACCGTATTGCCTGCCATTGCTTCTATATGATCGGCTACAATCAAGCCATCGGTATAAAAGGAAGTAAGCTTTCGAATCCAGTGTCGTTCTGCTATATATACTTCTTTGCTGTTTTTAACTAACACTGCCATTCCCATTGAAAAATCAGTCTTAGTAGCATTCCCATTAATTGGTTCTGATAAAGTAAACAGCTGTCCTGCTATGGGGTACATCATACCAGTCACTGCATCTACTTTTCTTGCATAATAATAATCTACTATGTATATATTGCCCTCAGCATCAACATCTACTCCATGTGGAAGTTTCAATTTGACCTGAGTTGCAGGTCCAATAGGGTTGTTGCTTGTCTGTTGCGCGCTACCAGCTACTGTGGTAATGATATTAGTTTGTGCATCTATTTTTCGTATCCTATGCTTCAAAACTTCAACCACATAAATATTACCTATAGCATCCAGCGCTAAATCATGTATAGGTGCAAGATTAGCCTCTAAAGCTGGTACTCCATCAGTAGTTAACGTACCTGAACCTGCTACAGTAGTAATAATACCTGTTGTTGCATCCACCTTCCGAATCCGGATATGATCTGCAATATAGAGGTTATTTTCAGCATCTAAAGCAATGGCCTTAGGGGTGTTTAACTGGGCTTGAGTAGCAAGTCCACCATCACCAGCAAAACCTGCGACTCCAGTACCTGCCACAGGTGTGATAACACCCGTAGTACGATTCATGCGTAACACTTGATTGCCCCTGCTGTTGGCCATGTATAAATTACCTGCATCATCTAATGCTAAATCAAGCACTTCAAACGGTGTGGGTGTATCAGGGGAACCTGACCCATCTCCTGCTACTGTAGTAATGATATTGGTTGCAGCATCTATGCGACGTACACGTAATCGTTCTGTTACATAAATATTGCCTTGAGCATCTGATGCCATTTTATGCGTCGATGTAAATTTGGCATTCAATGCTGGTCCACCATCTCCTTCATATCCACCACCTAACGACCTTGCACTTGCAAAGTCAGCAATATTGTAAGCGTTTTGTGCAGAAGTTGGTTGAGAAAATAACCATGGTATGAGTAATAGGAGTAAACCTAAATTAAAAATTTGTTTCATAAAAACCTGATTTAAAATAGAACAGACATCCTTTATTGCAAAGAAGTTTTATTCACTTGATTTTAATTATTTGGCAATGTCTGATTCACTTGATAAATTAATCGTCACAAAAGGAACTTTATTAGCTACTTGCCTATAAATGTGAGTTTCAGAGTTAGCCCTCTGATTTATATCACTTTATTAAAAACAGAGTAATTAACAAAAATAGCATTTTTATAATTGTGCTTTATAGAGAAGTTATTGTGTTATGCTTGTTCTGAATGCTACAAAATTAACGAAAATATGTGCAATAGCAGGAGATTTTATGAAGGAATTTGAAGCCTACAGTCAAACTAAACTGTTGTTCACTGTCTTTAACGTAGCAAAATGAGTAAAAATGGAGTGATGCATATTGTCATTTTTTTACCTATCTGGAATTTGTTACTTCTCTTGATAATACAATTATGTTATCGAGGGGTATTTAAAAAGTTGTTTTCCACCAATGAAAAACGTTTTAAATAAAAAAGAAAAATCCTCTAATGATCTATAGATTACATTAGTTGACTTATATAAGTGACTCATTATGATGCCAAATTGTCAAGCTAAGCATGCTAATTTGGCAAGGTTCAGGGACAATTTGGCGAGGTTCGAGGACAATCTGGCAAGCTTGCAACACCAGTAAGAAGACAACAAACAGGCGAACTTTATAAATTAATAGTTGTCCATTATATCAAAATCAATTGACCAGATTGGAAAAGAAAAGCACAGACCTGTTCAGTAGGTACAACCACTACATCGCCCAATATTATGACACATTTAACAGATTGATTTTGTAACTTGCAATCATCTCAGCTTTTACTAAAAACTGAGGTTGTTTCTTCACAAAAACAAGCATCTTTTGTCTCAAAAAAACAAATATCTAAGTAACCAACGCACCAACAAGATCAAGGCAATTGTTGACAGTATTTATCAAGAAAAACCAAATGAGGATGAAACCATTGTGATGCTAAACAGTATCATCAAAGTAGTCAATCACAAACCTTTATTATTGCTTTGTCTTGAGCCACCCCTCGACCAACAAGTATGCGATTTAATGTTACCCTACCACTGGCTTTACTTTCTTCCCTACGAGTTTTGCCATTATCCTTTGGCTTTTCGTCCCATTACACAGTGTACTACCCGTGAGTTGGTGAACGCATTCAATAATGCCGTAAAGGGCAAACACCACAGCAACATATTGGCACAAACTCCCGACCAGGACAAAGCTAAAGTAACACAAAAACTGGAATTGGTTACGCAAACAATTATCTCTCGTTACCCCATCATTTTAGAAGAAATCTACATAAGAGGTTTTCGCATTTGTTGGCGAACCAATGGTTCTCTCTATACTATACCCAAACCTGGTTGGCCTTAAAACTGCCCTTGGCTCTGCCCAAACTTAAGTCAAGTTGTAAAAGTAGGTATGAATAAATGATGATAAAAAACATTTTTAATACACAAAAAACATAAATTTGTGTATTTTTGTGCTGTAAAAATATAGAGGTAATTAATTTTCAAATAAACTGTGTATGATTGTTGAGAATAAAGAGGAAATCACGAAACGTTTTCTTGAGGCTGAGAGCTATGTTACTGAGAAGTACCAACTTAAATTGTAGAAATTAAAAAGGGTATAAAAAATTGAATTCCAATTAATTATACCCATAATTCATTGCAAAAGGTTATTATTATATCTCCTAAAACATCATAATAGCTTTTACAATGAATATACATTTTAAAAAAACTTTCGTAAAGAACTATCCTCTTTAGTAAAAAAATATTTTCGTGGTCATTTTTGTGAGGAGGTCAACATATTTACTACCATTTCGGAAACATTTGATAAATCGTGTTTGAGTTTAGAGGAATGCACTAAACTAGAAAAGCTTCTGCAGGTTTTTTATTTGGGTCAATTGGTAGGTTTACCTACTTTGAACAGTATCTTAGTGAAGCATGGGGTTGTGAGCAATTCTGCTCAAATCAGCTATCAAAAGTTGGCTTCTAATTTATCTATTAGCACCATTCGGAAGCTATTTGAAGAGGTTTTTTCGGCTCAGTTGGGTCAGGTACTCCAAGAAATGAGTGA is part of the Microscilla marina ATCC 23134 genome and encodes:
- a CDS encoding TauD/TfdA family dioxygenase translates to MAEMKDATLYSTLSWQDQLSNQGYCYLPNQTDAQLDEILNVLGQVIQETDVIADAKSPNLVTSDQALDFHTDNHLARYIVWYCQQPAPKGGMSLLCDAELVYAQLNEEEKNLLSKIHVYEHKVFPENRNSNPIVRETGGQRKFYYSFWLARKKYREMPVFKHWCNLIKATPAIKIHLKQHDTLVIDNHRMFHGRTAIEGNRFLKRYWLSLNAE
- a CDS encoding transposase — encoded protein: MVKKNGSKVLNLKTDSFVVENKVCFPTDLKLLFQSLDKCLALISKIDHKNPLSGWGKHCYWCKSLSMSSLRVSRIYRNKGKNYQKRLKKSVKVHLGFCDKIRKKLGVSLLEIKGLIEEAAMGKEHLTPLYEDLILFMAYFDKHVDLVTRRILLEEKIPHEEKIFSLHEPHTEWISKGKSNKKVELGHAVCITTNQEHFCLHWQVMEKQVDVDMPLIIKEFIQENYAKYRIASWSFDRNFGSKENREELSKVVDYLVMPKKGKVSKKEREKLKQKEYSKYKRQHATVEANINQLECLGAGKCRDKGIEGFKRYVGLSVLAYNLHRVGKKRKPQ
- a CDS encoding NHL domain-containing protein — encoded protein: MKQIFNLGLLLLLIPWLFSQPTSAQNAYNIADFASARSLGGGYEGDGGPALNAKFTSTHKMASDAQGNIYVTERLRVRRIDAATNIITTVAGDGSGSPDTPTPFEVLDLALDDAGNLYMANSRGNQVLRMNRTTGVITPVAGTGVAGFAGDGGLATQAQLNTPKAIALDAENNLYIADHIRIRKVDATTGIITTVAGSGTLTTDGVPALEANLAPIHDLALDAIGNIYVVEVLKHRIRKIDAQTNIITTVAGSAQQTSNNPIGPATQVKLKLPHGVDVDAEGNIYIVDYYYARKVDAVTGMMYPIAGQLFTLSEPINGNATKTDFSMGMAVLVKNSKEVYIAERHWIRKLTSFYTDGLIVADHIEAMAGNTVKVPVRAKDLSALAGIQFDINIPSDKASFVGLTNINSKLTDFGTDNYNEVSAGKVRVLWANATMQEQTFQNNEVLFELELNIPANATTGDKFFLTFDSSIVVDQEVKTLKVGHKTGSVQIVASSSITGLFKTPAGQPIKGASMTLSRTDGIFDTHNAADGGTYIINGLVPGNNYQLVPNKPANKIDNGVDVGDVIAVRRHILQKELLNSPYKLIAADIDLSKSINVADILLMRRAILGMPVPLLVTWCFIPESFTFTDPTNPWNPSFVDSYAFTATSTQATQDFIGVKLGDVNYNATPTLRTSTQAVELNTPAVEVINGDVIRVPVVVGANYNQIAGFQGSLEFDPKVLQYQSVEAAALSINASQHFNAANVRQGVISFLYDHPQGESNSFENGQVLYYLTFKAIGNAGQTAAIKLTSSQTKATAYSQAFKGTSGLILSAGEVKLIEPIVTIFPNPAKNFNVQFGVTIDESKVNFILKDQQGKIVDSRETNFAKGQHTISFEPNVIAGNYFLTIEYNQHKITKKVMIK